The window TTTCAATATTTCCAATAGTTGTCATAATATCGATAGCTTTTAATCAATGAACATTGTATCTGATTGGGCGATACAACTGAAATTTATTACCGCACAATCCGACTTTTATCACGAAAAACTACACCCTATAACATCACAAAAACTTTCAGATTTACAAATAACCTAAACTTATAAATCACGGAAATAATTTTACTTACGTAAATCGGACTCATGAATATTATTACTCTAAAAATGCGGGCTATAGTGTAATTGAAACGGTATTCATTTTTTTGTCCTGGGTATATTGATTTGTCCACCAATGAACAATAATTGTATCTCCCTCTTTTACGGTTTCGCTTTTTCCATTAATTATTTCAGATAAGGAGATTGCAATTGAATTTTTCCTGGCTATTGAGGGATTATTAAAATGGGGTGCCCAATTAATGACAGCCAGAATATTGCGCTCAACAGCAAATATGTAAACTGTTTGATCTGTATTGTTTTTTTTATCAACTGACCGGCTTCAATTGTCACCTCAACATTGGAAGTTCTATTTTCAGTTGGTGAGGTGCATGAAACTGTGGCAAACAGAATAAAAACAAAGATAAAAACTTTACGAAAATATTCCATTTGATCTCCGTTTTTAAATTTACTTTTTCACAGCTTTGTAAATAACCTGCCCACCAATAAGTATTATTATTATTTTAAAAAACGATTGGTATAATTACCGAGAACCGTTTTTTTTTATTTCGGTTTTCGTAAAAATTGGGACTCATTTTTTAAATTAAACGCCATTTTATCAATAAACATAAATTGACTTCCAAAACATTCTATTTACAAAATTCCGTCGAGAAAGAACAGTAGTCAAGTTGATTTGCTGGTTATGCGTTATTGCCGCTGTCATCTCTAATATCTGTTTTTTTCCATGAGCTTAAATATTTCTCGGATCATAGTAAAGAATTATTGCGCCACTACGAAAGATTTTAGTCTTTATAAGTTTTAAAATAGTTCTTTGGTCAATGTTTTCAAATAACGGCATACCGCTACCTACAACAACAGGATGAACACAAAGTTGGAATTCATCAATCAAATCAAGTTTAATTAGCTGTATAATTAAACTGCGGCTTCCAAAAAATCTTTACCAGATTGTTGCTTGAGTTCTAAAACTTCATCTTTTAACTCACGTTTTGCAATTGTTGCACTTTCCCATTCTACATTTTTGATCGTGCGCGAGAATACTATTTTCGGTATTTTGTCAATAGCCGTAGCAAAATCATTCATTGATTTTTCTTCGGAAGGATTATCCAAAATAGTTCGCCAGAATTCCATAAGTTGATATGTTGTTCGACCATATAGAATTGCATCTCCCTGACCTAATAGTTCTGTATAATGTTGATGTAATGCTCGCAATTAGTCAAGTGTCATATTTAATGCTGCAATTAGTTTTCTCATATGTTCTTTTTAATGGTCATTATTTTTTTTAGTTTATTCTCTTGAAACAGTTTCAAGTTGGCATTAGTGTCAAGTTTTACGCGTAACAACACGGTTTATGCCGAAGGCATCCCTTCGGGACCGGCGTAACACTACGCCATAATTTGCTGATATTTTAAACTTTTTTGCACAAATTATAAATAAGTACAAAACTGCCAGCCGGGAAGTTGCATCCGGTACGACCCAAATTTCGCGTCCGGATGTTTGACTAATTATGATTAAAATCAGGATTACGAGTACTTACGGGAAACTGAAATCCGATACCTGCCCGGAAACCATATCGTGTTGGGTCATAGCGATCGTCAACCATTAGCCCTTGTATATTAAACAACAAATTCTTTGAAATTGCAAATTCAGATTTTACGGCTGCCATCCATCTATCTTCGCTCGAAATTAAGGACAAGGGTGTTATGCCAAACCAAAATTTATAATACCAATTGTCATTAGATACAACATTTATCCCAATCGAAAAAGGGGAGTAAAAATCAGTGAGAAAATCCAGACTGAAATATGCTTTATCCAAATCTCCGATTTTCAATCGGGCGTTTGGCAACGCAAAGTTGCGGTGACGTCGTTCGTAGGGAATATGTATATAGAAAAAACCCGGCTCAAACCCAATGTTTTTTCCATAAAAACCCGTATTTAAACTAATGATATAGTAAAGTACGCCATCTTGTGGTTTGCTGTATTCTAAAGAGTATTCCCCATACGTCCTTAACAATTGTATACCAAACTCACTGTCGTTTGCAAATAACTTTGTGTTTAGCATTATTTCATTATATGGTGAACCGTCGTTGTCGTTGCCGTAGCCCAATATCAGGTAAGTGGTATAAATATTTTGGGGAGCGATATTATAAAAATTTGGATTCCAGACGCCACGATGTCCGCTTTTTGCCTTTTGTGCGGCAGCAAAGTAAGCTTCCTCAACGGGCAATCCGGTTTGTTGTAACAGTTTACCAAAACCGTTTTCCAAATAATCTTTGATAACATCAACGGTTTGCATAGGATATTTTTTCCACATGCAAACTAGGCGAACGTCCGTTGCGTCCTCAACTGATACAATGTATTCAATTTCAACAGATTTATTTAGTAATTTAGCCTTGGCATATCGTTGGACGAAGCGCGCATATGAGCGATTTTTGGGATTGGGATCCATTACTGAAGGCACGTCAATATATGCCAATTGAATTTTCTGCCCGCCTTCGATCTCAAACAAATTGCTGTCCAATATTTTCCGAATGGTAACACTTTTAGCTGATAGCTGATATGATACAATAATAAAAAAAACCGAAAAGAATAAAGGTGCGGATCTCATATTAGAATGCCATTGCGTTTTAATGATGGGTATAGAAATTTGTAAAAAATTAGTTGTTAATTATCAGGTAGTTACTCCAAAACTGCACGAGCTTGCACTAACAACACGGGTGATGCCCAGGGCATGCTTTTCGGGACCGGCGCAACACCACACCACAATCTGTTGATTTTTTACAACCATTTTGCACAAACTAAAATTTAGAACGAAAGCACAGTCCCGCGGTTGCGTCCGGTACAACCGACAGTTAGAACCGCAAAAACTGATTTGCACTGCACAGAAAAATAAAAAATTATGACTGACCAAAACACTGACAGAAAACAGAAAAAGTAAAAATAAAACCTGCCAAAACCACACTTTTTGAATCGGGACTCTTAAATATTTATCCCGCAAATTGGCATTCACTTACGAAAAGCTGACGTCTTTCAATTATTATTTCTACGTTGGCAATTACTCCATTTTTGAGTCTTTTCTTTTGTAAAAAAATAAAAACTGCTTCTAACGCTTTGCTTCACGCGCGGTGTGAAAAGGTAATCGGATTAACGAACAAAATCTAAAACAAGTTGACAGCGAAGTTGTCAACCGCGACGGCGTAAGCCGTCGCGTGCAACAAAATGTTAGACCTTATTTTACTGATTGTTGGTTTCTAATATCGTCTCAGTCTCTTTCCATATTTGTTCAGCAACTTTCTCATCATTCACAATGTCGATAGTTTTTGAAAGTTGTGTTTTTGAAAAGTATTCTCCGGTTATATTTGATACTTCGTCCGATGTTGCTAAATATACAATCGGTTCAGCACCGACCTCTGGTTTTGAGATAAACAAATTTAATAATTTGCTAAACCATTTTGGATAGTCTCTGAAAACGTCAGTTCCAACAACTCCCGGATGAACAGAGTTTACTGTAATATTTTTACCGTTTAATCTTTTTGCCAATTCTTTTGTGAAGAGGACTATTAATAATTTTGAATCGGCATATACTTTATTGCCGTCGAACTTTTTGGCAGAAGAAGGCTTTGATATAGTGGTCTCACCTTTTTTATATAATTCGGATGAAAGATTTATGATTCTTCCGTGAGTGCTTTTTTCGATTAATGGCAGCAATAGGTTGGTCAATAAAAATGGTGCGAAATAATTGACTACCATTGTCATCTCATATCCTTTATAACCAATTTGAAGATTTCTTTTGAGAACGCCGGCATTATTAATCAATACATCAATTTTTGAATACTCGCCTTTAACTTTTTCAACGACACTGATTATCGAGTCTGGGGATGAAAAATCGACATAAAACATTTTGACGTTTTGATTGTTTGATCGAGTTTTGATGTCTTCAAACGCCATTCTAGATTTTTCACTATCTCGCACCAACGTGATAATTGTATAATTCAATTTTGCCAATTGTATAGCAGTCTGTTTTCCAATGCCAGTGTTACAACCGGTGATCAAGCATATTTTGTTTTCCATCAATAATTGCTTCCTATTTGAATTTTTTATGGTCTAACTAAAAGTAAAGCCGACCCGCTCAAAAACACCGTACATAAATCGACCCAAATATTTTGTATATTCACGGAAACCTGTTAATCATCCAACACCGGCGGGTTCGGCTTGACCGAAAAGTTAGCAGCCGAGTAGAAAGGAAAAAGCCCTGCAAAACCCAATAATTTGTTTACATCTTATCTACGTGACCGCTTGTATGGGGGAAGAGCACACCAAAACTATTTTAACTTAATCCTCTATCCTTAAGTTAGCCCATTGAGGAGATGACCAACCTTCCGTTAATTTCTGATAATTTCCCGATTCTATATCTAATATATATATTGCATCTCCAACAAGATCACCATCTGTATCTACTACAAATGATATTCTCGTACCATCAGGTGACAAAGTATGAAAACCTACCAGGTTAGATATACCTTCTGAAATATTTTTGAGGTCACTACCGTCGCTATTAATAATAAACACGGCTCCAATATCATCCTGAATCGATTTAAATATAATTTTTG is drawn from Calditrichia bacterium and contains these coding sequences:
- a CDS encoding SDR family NAD(P)-dependent oxidoreductase, whose product is MENKICLITGCNTGIGKQTAIQLAKLNYTIITLVRDSEKSRMAFEDIKTRSNNQNVKMFYVDFSSPDSIISVVEKVKGEYSKIDVLINNAGVLKRNLQIGYKGYEMTMVVNYFAPFLLTNLLLPLIEKSTHGRIINLSSELYKKGETTISKPSSAKKFDGNKVYADSKLLIVLFTKELAKRLNGKNITVNSVHPGVVGTDVFRDYPKWFSKLLNLFISKPEVGAEPIVYLATSDEVSNITGEYFSKTQLSKTIDIVNDEKVAEQIWKETETILETNNQ